One Bradyrhizobium zhanjiangense DNA segment encodes these proteins:
- a CDS encoding LLM class flavin-dependent oxidoreductase: protein MEFGVFILAQQRGYHQSSQQVIHNAVEQTVAAEEAGFDTAWYAEHHFNNYSLCPSPLMMVAHCAGLTKRIRLGTAVCVLPLYHPARLLGEIGFADTVSNGRLDLGIGSGYQQFEFDRFGVDLKDSHSLFAEFYDVLHAGMQERIFSYGGQHLKIPPTSIAVRTVQTPMPPIWVTSGHAETLGRAIRDNHNLFVTALLNGTDAIKALRERLEGIAAQEGRSIDATRFGFLRCAYASDNDSEVTSYLDNARFQRRLSESLKFRRAQSDDGYLIKEQAGPNDMSLETMRNNLPVGSVNQVIDRMLEEISILKPSHIAVQTQLGDFHQRTMLKQIELWGSKIIPAIRKELRSGRKDARVAGEAVSA, encoded by the coding sequence ATGGAATTCGGCGTATTCATTCTGGCTCAGCAGCGCGGCTATCATCAAAGCTCGCAGCAGGTCATCCACAACGCTGTCGAACAGACCGTGGCGGCTGAAGAGGCCGGCTTCGATACCGCATGGTACGCCGAGCACCACTTCAACAATTACAGCCTGTGTCCCTCGCCGCTGATGATGGTGGCGCACTGCGCCGGCCTCACCAAGCGCATCCGGCTCGGCACCGCGGTCTGCGTGCTGCCGCTGTATCATCCGGCGCGGCTGCTCGGCGAGATCGGCTTCGCCGATACCGTTTCGAACGGCCGCCTCGATCTCGGCATCGGCTCGGGCTATCAGCAATTCGAGTTCGACCGCTTCGGCGTCGACCTCAAGGATTCGCACTCGCTGTTTGCCGAGTTCTACGACGTGCTGCATGCCGGCATGCAGGAGCGGATCTTTTCCTACGGCGGCCAGCACCTGAAGATTCCGCCGACCTCGATTGCCGTGCGCACCGTGCAGACCCCGATGCCGCCGATCTGGGTCACGTCCGGCCATGCCGAGACCCTCGGCCGCGCCATCCGCGACAACCACAATCTGTTCGTGACCGCTCTCCTCAATGGCACCGATGCCATCAAGGCACTGCGCGAGCGGCTCGAAGGCATTGCGGCCCAGGAAGGCCGGTCGATTGACGCCACCCGCTTCGGCTTCCTGCGCTGCGCCTATGCCAGCGACAATGACAGCGAGGTCACCTCCTATCTCGACAATGCCCGCTTCCAGCGCCGGCTCTCCGAAAGCCTGAAATTCCGCCGCGCCCAGAGCGACGACGGCTATCTGATCAAGGAACAGGCCGGGCCCAACGATATGAGTCTGGAGACCATGCGCAACAACCTGCCCGTCGGCAGCGTCAACCAGGTGATCGACCGCATGCTGGAGGAGATCAGCATCCTCAAGCCGTCGCATATCGCGGTGCAGACCCAACTCGGCGACTTCCACCAGCGCACC